A stretch of the Rhinoderma darwinii isolate aRhiDar2 chromosome 3, aRhiDar2.hap1, whole genome shotgun sequence genome encodes the following:
- the PHLDA1 gene encoding pleckstrin homology-like domain family A member 1, whose amino-acid sequence MLESSCKVVKEGLLEKRSDGLLQLWKKKRCLLTEEGLLLIPPKQLDQQQQQPQQPGSPTEPARIKELHFSNMKTVDCVERKGKYVYFTVVMAEGREIDFRCPQDEGWNAEITLQMVQYKNRQAILAVKSTRQKQQHLVQQHGHRIRSTSNSA is encoded by the coding sequence ATGTTGGAGAGCAGCTGTAAGGTGGTGAAGGAAGGACTTCTGGAGAAGAGGAGCGATGGCTTGCTGCAGCTCTGGAAAAAGAAGAGGTGCCTGCTGACCGAGGAAGGTCTTCTGCTCATCCCACCCAAACAGCTggaccagcagcagcagcagccgcagCAACCGGGCTCTCCTACTGAACCTGCCAGGATCAAAGAGCTGCATTTCTCGAACATGAAGACGGTGGACTGTGTGGAGAGAAAAGGCAAATATGTCTATTTCACGGTGGTCATGGCAGAGGGCCGGGAGATTGATTTTCGGTGTCCACAGGACGAGGGCTGGAATGCAGAGATCACATTGCAGATGGTGCAATATAAGAACAGACAAGCGATCCTGGCTGTCAAGTCCACCCGCCAAAAGCAGCAGCACCTGGTCCAGCAGCATGGCCACCGCATCAGGAGCACCTCCAACTCGGCATAA